In a single window of the Drosophila albomicans strain 15112-1751.03 chromosome 3, ASM965048v2, whole genome shotgun sequence genome:
- the LOC117568113 gene encoding uncharacterized protein LOC117568113, translating to MASIYDRDERYQSPSRHREKHKERSESRSDDLNSSSPRQRGESSRSRRRGSHTSMGETRKKRSRSGFRLHNDEDYDLSEQLYNEDFKLMLALAPTPDEAFCPKSLDHAKAVKWRNKLLGWQCETIQELRLRQAYMSYFSVCLNQKQMRGIFQQEPQDTLCRVDFQDVVVPNAGCMSSVGDESAWLGMMSTLQHQGSCCSQQPSGSRHAGGFNTANKRKYPQGTTHKLAYKSRPKLVPKSNLSLSQSSSCRSSFDSFTASSSSLVAELPRIQPRSHQRRPIDQQTRKDMDYLLALITSELSGEQLSEPDDYFELELKRYREFYVRHRCNDPDYQPLVAAADLAKERTHMLLNMQNDLIKLLSN from the coding sequence ATGGCTTCTATATACGATAGAGATGAGCGTTATCAGTCGCCATCGAGGCATCGTGAGAAGCACAAGGAACGCAGCGAGAGTCGCAGCGATGATTTGAACTCCTCCAGTCCCAGGCAACGAGGTGAGTCGAGTCGATCGCGTAGACGTGGCAGCCACACGAGCATGGGCGAAACACGCAAAAAGCGATCGCGAAGCGGTTTTCGGCTGCACAACGATGAGGATTACGATCTCAGCGAACAACTGTACAACGAGGACTTCAAACTGATGTTGGCTTTGGCTCCGACACCCGATGAAGCCTTCTGTCCCAAGTCCCTGGATCATGCGAAAGCCGTGAAGTGGCGCAACAAGTTGTTGGGCTGGCAATGCGAAACGATTCAAGAGCTGCGCTTGCGACAGGCTTACATGAGTTACTTCAGTGTTTGCCTCAATCAGAAGCAGATGCGCGGCATCTTTCAACAGGAGCCACAGGACACGCTCTGCCGGGTTGATTTTCAAGACGTTGTTGTACCTAATGCAGGCTGCATGTCATCGGTGGGCGATGAGAGTGCTTGGCTGGGCATGATGAGCACGTTGCAGCATCAAGGCAGCTGCTGTAGTCAGCAACCGTCAGGATCTCGTCATGCAGGTGGCTTCAACACCGCGAACAAGCGAAAGTATCCTCAAGGCACTACTCACAAGTTGGCCTACAAATCAAGACCAAAACTTGTGCCCAAATCGAATTTGTCGCTCTCCCAGAGTTCGTCGTGTCGTTCGAGTTTTGATTCCTTCACTGCCAGCAGTTCAAGTTTGGTTGCTGAGCTACCGCGCATTCAACCAAGGAGTCATCAACGTCGTCCCATTGATCAGCAAACACGTAAGGATATGGATTACCTGTTGGCTTTGATCACTTCGGAGCTCAGTGGCGAACAGTTGTCGGAGCCTGATGATTACTttgagctggagctgaagcgCTATCGGGAATTTTATGTCAGGCATCGCTGCAACGATCCTGATTATCAACCTCTCGTTGCAGCTGCTGATCTCGCCAAGGAACGCACTCACATGCTGctgaatatgcaaaatgatttgattaaattgcTGTCCAATTGA
- the LOC117568112 gene encoding uncharacterized protein LOC117568112 translates to MLPLLGLLTLGLSNSSQLDTALQLAGTSCRIAQAQAQQINYIYRCVSCPAQDTPCYAELEAALHRCVSSRVPTAMRSLEAHELEPIRKTDSMNIFHLPAGEDGEPLVRRILDMLNPRQPRRHFHKYLFVWPEANEQQLRQLFAGCWQKKLLFALAITAPQDIYDFNPFGVTGLELSKSTSARYVDKLKNLHGYELRYSMFSQPLRALPLQPVETRGYIAIDGFTARLLAAKMNATARYVIPPDGETYGRCLPNGSFTGAVADLMEGVTDISLNIRFVLDCIWPRVEHTYPYRRTTILLVVPAAKMQPEYRIFVTAFSNLVWHMLWINFFIAFGIFMLFQWFIRWISGEVGDRWPEILDMLFKTHLGQPVEHFSAKSSLRAFLMSWVMFSYVLTTIYFGKLESSFVQPSYEQQLDSLEDLPEMHYKVHGVTTMFEAINSSLSPHQYQMLTARQRIHPFNDTYHFYEVPVSKRSKRAAFVMRDDRAKEFLALTYNPETGRSAYHIVKQYLRSMPSTYIMPIGSPFLYKFQMLLSAFFEHGFFDYWTELDVLHRTRSTQSDEFFEDLGDDSDLPTEEVNVGEAQERRKKRVVLTMDILQGAFYLWIIGIVSSLLGFLMEHAYFRLRRCRHRRVGNANNAF, encoded by the coding sequence atgttgccactGCTTGGACTCTTGACTCTGGGTTTATCCAACAGCAGTCAATTGGATACAGCTTTGCAGCTGGCGGGCACAAGTTGTCGCATTGCTCAGGCGCAGGCACAACAAATCAACTACATCTATCGCTGTGTCAGCTGCCCGGCTCAAGACACGCCTTGCTATGCCGAACTTGAGGCTGCACTGCATCGTTGTGTCAGCTCTCGCGTGCCGACTGCAATGCGCAGCCTGGAGGCACATGAATTGGAGCCAATTCGCAAGACCGACAGCATGAATATCTTTCACCTACCAGCTGGCGAGGATGGTGAACCGTTGGTGCGTCGCATTCTGGACATGTTGAATCCGCGACAGCCGCGTCGACACTTTCACAAATATCTCTTCGTTTGGCCCGAGGCCAACGAGCAGCAGTTGCGTCAACTTTTCGCTGGTTGCTGGCAGAAGAAGTTGCTCTTTGCGCTGGCCATCACTGCACCGCAGGACATCTACGACTTTAATCCGTTTGGCGTCACTGGTTTGGAGTTGTCCAAGTCCACATCAGCTCGCTATGTGGATAAGTTGAAGAATTTGCATGGCTACGAGTTGCGCTATTCCATGTTCAGTCAACCGCTGCGTGCCTTGCCTTTGCAACCGGTGGAAACTCGAGGATACATTGCGATCGATGGCTTCACTGCGCGTTTGTTGGCTGCGAAGATGAATGCCACAGCTCGTTATGTGATTCCACCGGATGGTGAGACCTACGGACGTTGTCTGCCCAATGGCAGCTTCACAGGCGCCGTCGCGGATTTGATGGAAGGTGTCACAGACATTTCGTTGAACATACGCTTTGTGCTCGATTGCATTTGGCCACGGGTTGAGCACACGTATCCCTACAGGCGAACCACGATTTTGTTGGTCGTCCCCGCGGCGAAAATGCAGCCGGAGTATCGCATCTTTGTGACCGCGTTCAGCAATTTGGTTTGGCATATGCTGTGGATTAACTTCTTCATTGCTTTCGGCATCTTTATGCTGTTTCAGTGGTTCATACGTTGGATCTCCGGGGAAGTGGGCGATCGTTGGCCCGAAATCCTTGACATGTTGTTCAAGACGCATCTCGGGCAGCCCGTGGAGCATTTTTCGGCCAAAAGTTCGCTGCGTGCCTTTCTCATGAGCTGGGTCATGTTTAGCTATGTCCTGACCACAATTTACTTTGGTAAACTCGAGAGCAGCTTCGTTCAACCGAGCTATGAACAACAGTTGGATTCGCTAGAGGATTTGCCCGAGATGCATTATAAAGTTCACGGAGTGACAACCATGTTTGAAGCCATCAATTCATCATTGTCGCCACATCAGTATCAAATGCTCACTGCGAGGCAGCGAATACATCCATTTAATGATACATATCATTTTTACGAAGTACCTGTGAGTAAACGCTCGAAGCGCGCTGCTTTTGTAATGCGCGATGACAGAGCGAAGGAGTTTCTGGCCCTGACATACAATCCGGAAACAGGACGTTCGGCCTATCACATTGTTAAGCAGTATCTACGTTCTATGCCCAGCACTTATATCATGCCAATTGGTTCACCATTTCTCTACAAGTTTCAAATGCTGTTGAGCGCTTTCTTCGAGCACGGTTTCTTCGATTACTGGACAGAATTGGATGTGCTGCATCGCACTCGCTCCACGCAATCGGATGAGTTCTTTGAGGATCTGGGCGATGACTCTGATCTTCCCACAGAGGAAGTCAATGTGGGTGAAGCTCAAGAGCGACGCAAAAAGCGTGTTGTGCTCACAATGGACATACTGCAGGGTGCCTTCTACTTGTGGATCATTGGCATAGTGTCGAGTTTGTTGGGTTTTCTGATGGAGCACGCATATTTTCGCTTAAGAAGATGTCGACATAGGCGAGTTGGCAACGCGAATAATGCTTTTTAG